In a single window of the Nicotiana tomentosiformis chromosome 8, ASM39032v3, whole genome shotgun sequence genome:
- the LOC138897530 gene encoding uncharacterized protein translates to MPAYTKFLKKILSKKRKIEETSVVKLTEHCSAILQNKFPQKSGDPGSFTIPCSLGTLNFDKSLYYYDASINLIPLSIYMKLENELGEIRSAPISLQLIDQTTIIPEGIVEEVLVWVDKFVFPVDFIVVKMEENKEVPLILGRPLLATGRAILDIHDRKLMLRVGEEMVTFEMKVEMGVRKEKPAASVEWSMKSSKEKVPVIEKDKCGVYTKKAEKKLSTWMCALVRAQRMEPDFDSNPD, encoded by the coding sequence atgccagcttataCCAAATTCTTGAAGAAGATCCtttcaaagaagaggaagatagaagagacctcagtggtcaagctcacagagcattgcagcgcaatcttgcaaaacaaattCCCACAAAAGAGTGGAGATCCAggaagttttactataccttgctcgttaggcactcttaattttgataaatctttatattATTATGATGCCTCGATTAATTTAATACCTTTGTCTATTTACATGAAGCTGGAGaatgagcttggagagataaggtctgcgccaatatctttgcagctgatagaccaaacaactataatacccgaggggatagtggaagaagTCTTAGtttgggtagataagtttgtttttcctgtagatttcattgtggtgaagatggaggagaataaagaggtcCCCCTTATCTTAGGAAGGCCATTGTTAGCGACGGGCAGAGCAATATTAGACATACATGAtagaaagctcatgcttagagtgggtgaggagatggTCACTTTCGAGATGAAAGTGGAGATGGGGGTGagaaaggagaagccagctgcaagtgtaGAGTGGAGCATGAAAAGCTCGAAAGAGAAGGTCCCAGTGATTGAGAAagacaagtgtggggtgtacaccaagaaggctgagaagaagttgtccacgtggatgtgtgcactagttcgggcacaaagaatggagcccgactttgactcaaaccccgactag